In one Roseburia intestinalis L1-82 genomic region, the following are encoded:
- a CDS encoding branched-chain amino acid ABC transporter permease, producing the protein MNFLSYLINGISLGSVYAIIALGYTMVYGIAKMLNFAHGDVIMIGCYVVFLAMNGQGWPPLVAVVLSVIVCTVLGIVIEKIAYKPLRRATPLAVLITAIGVSYFLQNAALLLFGADTKSFTNVVTLPSLKLAGGSLTISGTTIVTVLACVIIMAGLMIFIKKTKAGQAMLAVSEDKDAAQLMGVNVNATISLTFAIGSGLAAIAGVLFCSAYPTLTPYTGSMPGIKAFTAAVFGGIGSIPGALIGGILLGIIEILGRAYISSQLSDAIVFAVLIIVLLVKPTGILGKQIHEKV; encoded by the coding sequence ATGAATTTCTTATCTTACCTGATCAATGGTATCAGTCTTGGAAGCGTCTATGCGATCATTGCACTGGGATATACCATGGTATACGGTATCGCAAAGATGTTAAACTTTGCACATGGAGATGTTATCATGATCGGCTGTTATGTGGTATTCCTTGCCATGAACGGTCAGGGATGGCCGCCACTTGTGGCAGTTGTTCTGTCTGTTATTGTTTGTACGGTTCTTGGTATCGTCATCGAAAAAATTGCTTACAAACCACTCAGACGTGCTACCCCGCTTGCCGTATTGATTACAGCGATCGGTGTCAGCTACTTTTTACAGAATGCCGCACTGTTATTATTCGGTGCAGACACAAAGTCCTTTACAAATGTTGTAACACTGCCGTCCTTAAAACTTGCAGGTGGAAGTCTTACAATCTCAGGAACCACGATCGTGACGGTTCTTGCCTGTGTCATCATCATGGCTGGTCTGATGATTTTTATCAAAAAAACAAAAGCCGGACAGGCTATGCTTGCTGTTTCTGAGGATAAAGATGCAGCACAGCTGATGGGTGTGAATGTCAATGCAACAATTTCACTGACCTTTGCAATTGGCTCCGGGCTTGCGGCAATCGCAGGTGTGCTGTTCTGCTCCGCATATCCTACACTGACTCCTTATACAGGTTCCATGCCTGGTATCAAAGCATTTACCGCAGCGGTATTCGGAGGAATCGGTTCCATTCCGGGAGCACTGATTGGTGGTATTCTGCTTGGTATCATTGAGATCTTAGGACGTGCTTATATTTCGTCCCAGTTGTCAGATGCAATCGTGTTTGCAGTACTGATCATTGTACTGCTTGTAAAACCGACCGGTATTCTTGGAAAACAGATCCACGAAAAAGTATAA
- a CDS encoding ABC transporter substrate-binding protein, producing MKKAVSMFLTAALAVSCLAGCGSSAGNTSTGNASAGADSSASDDSAADGSVFKIGSIGPTTGDAAIYGNAVMNAAQMAVDEINAAGGANGYQLAFKAEDDQNDAEKSVNAYNSLKDWGMQILMGTVTTTPCVAVADKTAEDGMFEITPSASSTDVITNDNVFQACFTDPNQGTASAQYIADNNLGTKVAVIYDSSSVYSSGIEATFVEEAQNKGLEVVAEEAFTADSKTDFSTQLQKAQSAGADLVFLPIYYTEASIILTQANGMGYEPAFFGVDGMDGILGVENFDTSLAEGVMLLTPFAADADDEKTKAFVSTYKEKYGDVPNQFAADAYDAIYVIKAAIEQAGATPDMSASDLGTALTGAMTSISVDGLTGEGMTWQATGEVSKAPKAVVIKDGAYAAM from the coding sequence ATGAAAAAAGCGGTAAGTATGTTTTTAACAGCAGCACTGGCAGTAAGTTGTCTGGCAGGCTGTGGCAGTTCAGCAGGAAACACATCAACAGGCAATGCATCTGCAGGAGCAGACAGCAGCGCATCAGACGACAGTGCAGCAGACGGTTCTGTATTTAAGATCGGAAGCATCGGACCGACAACCGGTGATGCAGCAATTTACGGAAACGCAGTTATGAACGCAGCACAGATGGCAGTGGATGAGATCAATGCAGCTGGCGGTGCAAACGGATATCAGCTTGCATTCAAAGCAGAGGATGATCAGAACGATGCAGAGAAATCCGTCAATGCATATAACTCATTAAAAGACTGGGGTATGCAGATCTTAATGGGAACTGTTACAACAACACCTTGTGTAGCAGTTGCAGACAAGACAGCAGAAGATGGTATGTTTGAGATTACACCATCCGCATCATCCACAGATGTTATCACAAACGATAATGTATTCCAGGCATGCTTTACAGATCCGAACCAGGGTACAGCTTCTGCACAGTACATTGCAGACAACAATTTAGGAACAAAAGTTGCAGTCATCTATGACAGTTCGAGCGTATATTCTTCCGGTATCGAAGCTACTTTCGTGGAAGAGGCACAGAATAAAGGACTTGAGGTTGTAGCTGAGGAAGCGTTTACAGCAGATTCCAAGACAGATTTTTCCACACAGCTTCAGAAAGCGCAGTCTGCAGGCGCTGACTTAGTATTCTTACCGATTTACTATACAGAGGCATCTATCATTTTAACCCAGGCAAACGGTATGGGTTATGAGCCGGCTTTCTTCGGTGTTGATGGTATGGACGGAATCCTTGGCGTTGAGAACTTTGATACATCTTTAGCGGAAGGTGTTATGTTATTAACTCCATTCGCTGCAGATGCAGATGATGAGAAAACAAAAGCATTTGTTTCCACATACAAAGAGAAATATGGCGATGTTCCAAACCAGTTCGCAGCAGATGCTTACGATGCAATCTATGTTATCAAAGCAGCTATCGAGCAGGCAGGTGCAACACCGGATATGAGTGCTTCTGATCTGGGCACTGCATTAACCGGAGCAATGACATCTATCTCTGTAGATGGATTGACAGGTGAGGGAATGACATGGCAGGCAACCGGAGAGGTCAGCAAGGCTCCGAAGGCAGTAGTGATCAAAGATGGTGCTTACGCAGCAATGTAA
- a CDS encoding ABC transporter ATP-binding protein, with translation MSDENKVLLRVSNLKQYFPIGKKKMGKPQSFVKANDGISLNIYEGETFGLVGESGCGKSTFGRTLLQLYRQTGGRTVYYGRTVEDFDLKYVEEIFKNLPDKKKKCEELLGKVKKLEADYAKMPEGTEEEKIAKKVAGQHLAEMESEADNDLLDITALIGGLYTLDETALAEAGRHYLAEYLAMKEIRKINAQADEFEKNGKSAKAGEVKKKIPELQKKVQAELAEIDKIRDNCKKDEDFEKYEVQKDDGINLANLTDAEMRYLRRDLQLIFQDPYSSLNPRMTVGQIIGEGLMAHNIFKKGDPKMQDYIMEIMEKCGLASYFIHRYPHQFSGGQRQRIGIARSLAVHPKFVVCDEAVSALDVSIQSQIINLLLDLKEQNNLTYLFISHDLSVIKYISDRIGVMYLGNMMELSDTEHLFAHPYHPYTEALLSAIPTTDVDGRKETIILEGDIPSPINPPKGCKFHTRCRYCTEICKNVTPQFEEVEPGHFVACHHKLGVPEEK, from the coding sequence ATGAGTGACGAGAACAAGGTATTACTGCGCGTTTCGAATTTAAAACAGTATTTCCCGATCGGAAAAAAGAAGATGGGAAAACCACAGTCATTTGTAAAGGCAAATGATGGAATCAGTTTAAATATTTACGAAGGCGAGACATTTGGTCTGGTAGGTGAGAGTGGATGTGGAAAATCCACATTCGGACGTACGCTGTTACAGCTTTACCGTCAGACCGGCGGACGCACCGTATATTACGGACGTACCGTTGAAGATTTTGATTTAAAATATGTTGAGGAGATCTTTAAGAATCTTCCGGATAAAAAGAAAAAATGCGAGGAACTTTTAGGTAAAGTAAAAAAATTAGAGGCTGACTATGCAAAAATGCCGGAGGGCACTGAGGAAGAAAAGATCGCTAAGAAGGTAGCCGGACAGCACCTTGCCGAGATGGAGAGCGAGGCAGATAACGATCTTTTGGATATCACAGCTCTGATTGGTGGACTTTATACGTTAGATGAGACTGCACTTGCAGAGGCAGGCCGTCATTATCTCGCAGAGTATCTTGCCATGAAAGAGATCCGAAAGATCAATGCACAGGCAGATGAGTTTGAGAAGAACGGAAAATCTGCGAAAGCCGGGGAAGTAAAGAAAAAGATTCCGGAGCTTCAGAAAAAAGTACAGGCTGAGTTAGCAGAGATCGATAAGATCCGTGACAACTGCAAAAAGGATGAAGATTTTGAAAAATATGAGGTACAGAAGGACGACGGCATCAATCTTGCAAACTTAACCGATGCAGAGATGCGTTATTTACGCCGTGATCTTCAGCTTATTTTCCAGGATCCATATTCATCCTTAAACCCACGTATGACCGTAGGGCAGATCATCGGCGAGGGACTGATGGCGCACAATATCTTCAAAAAAGGTGATCCGAAGATGCAGGATTATATCATGGAGATCATGGAGAAGTGTGGACTTGCGTCCTATTTTATTCATCGTTATCCGCATCAGTTCTCCGGTGGACAGAGACAGCGAATCGGTATTGCGCGTTCTCTTGCAGTACATCCGAAGTTTGTTGTCTGTGATGAGGCGGTATCTGCACTGGATGTTTCCATTCAGTCACAGATCATTAACCTTCTGTTAGACTTAAAAGAGCAGAATAATTTAACCTATCTGTTCATTTCCCATGACCTTTCTGTTATCAAATACATCAGTGACAGAATCGGTGTAATGTATCTGGGAAATATGATGGAGCTTTCCGATACGGAGCATCTGTTTGCACATCCGTACCATCCATATACAGAGGCATTACTTTCTGCGATCCCTACAACGGATGTGGATGGCAGGAAAGAGACGATCATTCTTGAGGGAGATATCCCAAGCCCGATCAACCCGCCGAAGGGATGTAAGTTCCATACGAGATGTCGTTACTGCACAGAGATCTGCAAGAATGTGACTCCGCAGTTCGAAGAGGTAGAACCGGGACATTTCGTGGCATGTCATCATAAATTAGGTGTGCCGGAAGAAAAATAG
- a CDS encoding ABC transporter ATP-binding protein, producing the protein MALLEIHDLHTFFKTKKGIVKAVNGVSYSVEPGKTLGVVGESGSGKSVSAMSILKLLDGNGYIDSGEIIFDGKNLADVSVKDMCKIRGNEISVIFQEPMTSLNPIFTVERQLSEPFIIHQGMNKKEAAEKVVEMLKDVRIPNPEAVAKQYPHQLSGGMRQRVMIAMALACRPKLLIADEPTTALDVTIQAQILKLMNDLKKEKGTSILFITHDLGVINEMADDVAVMYCGQVVEKAPVRSIFGDNSYLHPYTEGLLYSIPRLDTPTGIRLEAIPGAVPHPLDLPKGCKFAPRCKYATDKCREMEPELNEVEPGHMVRCFYPKKGERN; encoded by the coding sequence ATGGCTTTATTAGAGATTCATGACCTGCATACCTTCTTTAAAACGAAAAAGGGTATTGTCAAGGCAGTAAACGGTGTTTCTTATTCGGTAGAACCGGGAAAGACACTTGGTGTTGTAGGTGAGAGCGGAAGCGGCAAGAGTGTTTCCGCCATGAGTATTTTAAAATTATTAGATGGCAACGGTTATATTGACAGCGGTGAGATTATTTTTGACGGTAAAAATCTTGCAGACGTATCTGTAAAAGATATGTGTAAGATCCGTGGAAATGAGATCTCTGTTATCTTCCAGGAGCCGATGACCAGCTTAAACCCGATTTTTACCGTGGAGCGTCAGCTCTCCGAGCCTTTTATCATTCATCAGGGAATGAATAAAAAAGAGGCAGCCGAGAAAGTGGTTGAGATGTTAAAGGATGTCCGTATCCCGAACCCGGAGGCAGTTGCAAAACAGTATCCGCATCAGCTTTCCGGTGGTATGCGTCAGCGTGTCATGATCGCCATGGCACTTGCCTGCCGACCGAAACTGTTGATCGCCGATGAGCCGACGACTGCACTTGATGTAACGATCCAGGCGCAGATCTTAAAATTAATGAATGATCTGAAAAAAGAGAAAGGAACATCCATTCTCTTTATCACACATGATCTTGGTGTTATCAACGAGATGGCAGACGATGTCGCTGTTATGTACTGTGGTCAGGTTGTGGAAAAAGCTCCGGTGCGCAGCATTTTTGGGGATAACTCCTACCTGCATCCGTATACGGAAGGACTGCTTTACTCTATCCCGCGTCTTGATACACCGACCGGAATCCGCTTAGAGGCGATTCCGGGTGCCGTACCGCATCCGCTGGACCTTCCGAAGGGATGTAAATTTGCACCGCGCTGTAAATATGCAACGGACAAGTGCCGTGAGATGGAACCGGAACTGAATGAGGTAGAACCGGGACATATGGTACGCTGCTTTTATCCGAAGAAAGGGGAAAGAAACTAA
- a CDS encoding ABC transporter permease subunit yields MKMLKHLFGKRDKELDVLQEEALQSPLRTVVRNFTSNRLAFGGLIVFLVIFLIVLIGPVFNPIDLSEKEETQINVAPGLNMMKVPDGLKGNVKEISTGATFSVGVDNNGKVYVWGYTKISNKIDIAKKMPKQKEMGKVVSVSAGFDHVMALNEDGELFIWGSDRMGQCQVPMEVKHEKIKQIAAGYQISYVLTEGGEVIAWGNENLNDVRLTRRNGNSHIAKISVANTTLMALTDDGEIRHLGSQKSDISNIPEDLGKAKDIVTTSDACVALMEDGSLRIWGKANKSEKEIPEMDGEIVSMFAGRYHITTLTDKGTVYSWGSNAKHQTDVPKKAKDVTAIYGGTYQNYAVTKSGDIVTWGLKGYLFGSDELGRDVFTRILNGGRMTMTIGAISVIISTIIGIIVGGVSGFFGGWVDIVLQRITEIVACLPFLPMAMILTSIIGNSMTESARIALIMVILGILSWPSLARLVRAQVLAEREQEFVTAANAMGVKRSVIVFKHIIPNVISVIIVSATLDFAYCMLTESTLSFLGFGVKLPRPTWGNMLNGCVSSVVIQNYWWRWVFPAIMLGICVICINMVGDGLRDAIDPKSNER; encoded by the coding sequence ATGAAGATGCTCAAACACCTTTTTGGAAAAAGGGATAAAGAACTCGATGTATTACAGGAAGAAGCGCTTCAGAGTCCGCTCCGTACGGTTGTGAGGAATTTTACCTCAAACAGACTTGCGTTTGGCGGCCTGATCGTATTTTTGGTTATTTTCCTGATCGTACTGATCGGACCGGTCTTTAACCCGATCGACTTAAGTGAAAAAGAAGAGACACAGATCAATGTCGCTCCGGGACTGAATATGATGAAAGTGCCGGATGGTTTAAAAGGAAATGTAAAAGAGATTTCCACGGGTGCAACATTCAGCGTGGGCGTTGACAATAACGGAAAAGTCTATGTCTGGGGTTACACCAAGATCAGTAACAAGATCGATATTGCAAAGAAGATGCCAAAGCAGAAAGAAATGGGAAAAGTGGTATCTGTATCTGCAGGATTTGACCATGTCATGGCACTCAATGAAGATGGGGAGCTTTTCATCTGGGGTAGTGACCGTATGGGACAGTGTCAGGTTCCGATGGAAGTAAAGCATGAGAAGATCAAACAGATCGCAGCCGGTTATCAGATTTCTTATGTTTTAACCGAAGGCGGCGAAGTCATCGCATGGGGAAATGAAAACTTAAATGATGTGCGCCTGACCAGAAGAAACGGTAACAGCCACATTGCAAAGATCTCTGTTGCCAATACAACTTTAATGGCACTCACAGATGATGGTGAGATCCGGCATTTAGGAAGTCAGAAATCCGATATTTCCAATATCCCGGAAGATCTTGGAAAAGCAAAAGATATTGTGACAACATCCGATGCCTGTGTTGCACTGATGGAGGATGGTTCTCTCCGTATCTGGGGAAAAGCCAACAAGAGTGAGAAAGAGATTCCGGAAATGGATGGAGAGATCGTTTCCATGTTTGCCGGAAGATATCATATTACAACACTGACAGATAAAGGAACTGTTTACTCCTGGGGAAGCAATGCAAAACACCAGACAGACGTTCCAAAGAAAGCAAAAGATGTTACTGCCATCTACGGCGGTACTTATCAGAACTATGCAGTGACAAAATCCGGGGATATTGTGACCTGGGGATTAAAAGGTTATCTGTTCGGAAGCGATGAACTTGGACGTGACGTATTCACGCGTATCTTAAACGGTGGACGTATGACCATGACGATCGGTGCGATCTCTGTTATCATTTCCACGATCATCGGTATCATCGTCGGTGGTGTGTCCGGTTTCTTCGGAGGCTGGGTAGATATCGTGTTACAGCGTATCACAGAGATCGTTGCATGTCTTCCGTTCCTGCCGATGGCGATGATCTTAACATCTATTATCGGAAACAGTATGACAGAGAGCGCAAGGATTGCCCTGATCATGGTGATCCTCGGTATATTAAGCTGGCCGAGCCTTGCAAGACTTGTCCGTGCACAGGTGCTTGCCGAGCGTGAGCAGGAGTTTGTAACCGCTGCAAATGCGATGGGTGTAAAACGTTCCGTGATCGTATTTAAGCATATTATCCCGAATGTTATTTCGGTTATCATTGTATCCGCAACGCTTGATTTTGCATATTGTATGCTGACAGAGTCTACGTTATCCTTCTTAGGATTCGGTGTGAAACTGCCGCGTCCTACCTGGGGAAATATGTTGAACGGCTGCGTAAGTTCCGTTGTTATCCAGAACTACTGGTGGAGATGGGTATTCCCTGCCATCATGTTAGGTATCTGCGTAATCTGTATCAATATGGTCGGCGACGGTCTGCGTGATGCCATCGACCCGAAATCAAATGAGCGTTAA
- a CDS encoding ABC transporter permease, translated as MLKYVGKRILYMIGVFFVVSIILFVLFNNVPGDRALNQVQNLRGKVSDETFQLRYQEAREKLGLDDPIPVRYVKWMGNLLKGDLGYSSFYKKDVKDCLSTPLLNTIQINIVSTILALAITIPLGIHCAVRKFSKFDNTVQVLTIVGYSMPQYIVALVFIFVFAVKLGWFPISGMNTPNFQGTGVAFVLDRLHYLALPVIVMTVAALGSMTRYVRAAMIDALRMDYIRTARAKGLKEKVVIYSHAWRNALLPVITLIISWFMSIFMGSIVIEQIFQLNGIGKMYYVGLMNQDYDMALAVNMLYCIITLLSNLITDLSYGLVDPRVRIDK; from the coding sequence ATGTTAAAGTACGTTGGGAAAAGAATTTTATATATGATAGGGGTATTCTTTGTAGTATCCATTATCCTTTTTGTACTGTTTAATAACGTACCTGGTGACCGTGCTCTTAATCAGGTGCAGAACTTAAGAGGTAAAGTCTCCGATGAGACATTCCAGCTCCGCTATCAGGAAGCGAGAGAAAAATTAGGATTAGACGATCCGATTCCGGTCCGCTATGTAAAATGGATGGGAAACTTGTTAAAAGGTGATCTTGGATATTCTTCCTTCTACAAAAAAGATGTGAAAGACTGTCTCTCTACACCACTGTTAAACACGATACAGATCAATATCGTATCCACGATACTCGCATTGGCGATCACGATACCGCTCGGTATTCACTGTGCGGTCAGAAAATTTTCTAAATTTGACAATACGGTACAGGTACTGACGATTGTCGGCTACAGTATGCCTCAATATATAGTTGCACTGGTATTTATTTTTGTTTTTGCCGTAAAACTCGGCTGGTTCCCGATCAGTGGCATGAATACGCCGAACTTCCAGGGAACAGGAGTGGCATTCGTGCTTGACCGTCTCCACTATCTGGCACTTCCGGTCATCGTTATGACGGTTGCAGCGTTAGGAAGTATGACACGTTATGTCCGTGCGGCAATGATCGACGCACTTCGTATGGATTATATCCGTACTGCAAGAGCAAAAGGTTTGAAGGAAAAGGTTGTTATTTATTCCCACGCATGGAGAAATGCACTTCTTCCGGTCATCACACTGATCATCAGCTGGTTCATGAGTATTTTCATGGGTTCGATCGTTATTGAGCAGATTTTCCAGTTGAATGGTATCGGTAAAATGTATTATGTCGGACTGATGAATCAGGATTATGATATGGCATTGGCAGTCAACATGCTCTACTGTATCATCACACTGCTCAGCAACCTGATCACAGACTTAAGCTACGGTCTGGTAGATCCGCGTGTACGCATTGATAAGTAG
- a CDS encoding ABC transporter substrate-binding protein: protein MKKKLISLFLIGAMTTGMVAGCGSGNSNADAGNNASSDNAAVEGTEAAADGTESTFNGTYSNKQVILGESSETSGDITPFWANGASDYDAFKLVTGMAPIDKDQTGKWIENPAVLDNLEVTDNEDGSRTYTVKIKDGLKFSDGSDINADDYLLTYMLRCNEMVTDLEASNLTDSTVQYVKGYDAYLNGESDTFEGLHLIDDKTFSVTIDAQFMPYYYGQALISNEPESMDLWLPEDVTLEDTENGVKFSDNFTSEYIGDKVQAARYDYNICSGPYMFTSYDENSYAYTLTKNPNFPGNFEGQTANIETVIVKYTPQDTMMDQLKTGAVDILYQVADGDQIEQGLDMVEEGNFNYLSYGRAGYGMISLKCNQGPTQFKEVRHAMAYLLDRVTFAQTFTGGHGTVVSGPYGTQQWMAEEYAEELDGLNSYTYSLDSAVKELEDGGWVYNEDGSDYSGSGIRYKKLDDGTYMPLVIEWFSSENNSVSDLLVTSLQQNPDVEAAGMKINQTVGTFTDLLTYYYDNSTENPYQMFNLASGFGNPYDVAFQYEPGSSNNTNALEGEEGQKLYDLALAMNHTEEGDDEAYAKAWFDFIADWNDELPEIPLYSNDYHDFFTSKLHDFEEDGYNWDATNAILYANME, encoded by the coding sequence ATGAAAAAGAAACTGATTTCTCTTTTTCTGATCGGTGCCATGACTACCGGAATGGTAGCAGGATGCGGTTCAGGAAACAGCAATGCTGATGCGGGAAACAACGCTTCTTCTGACAACGCTGCTGTAGAAGGTACAGAGGCAGCTGCAGACGGAACAGAGAGTACTTTTAACGGTACTTACAGCAACAAACAGGTAATCTTAGGCGAGAGTTCTGAGACAAGTGGAGATATTACTCCATTCTGGGCAAACGGTGCTTCTGATTACGATGCATTCAAATTAGTTACAGGTATGGCTCCGATCGACAAAGACCAGACAGGTAAATGGATCGAGAACCCGGCTGTTCTTGACAATCTGGAAGTAACAGATAACGAGGACGGAAGCAGAACTTACACTGTTAAGATCAAGGACGGCTTAAAGTTCAGTGATGGTTCTGATATCAATGCAGATGATTACTTATTAACATACATGTTAAGATGCAATGAGATGGTTACGGATCTCGAAGCAAGCAACTTAACAGACAGTACTGTTCAGTATGTAAAAGGATATGATGCATATTTAAATGGTGAGAGCGATACATTCGAAGGACTTCATCTGATCGATGACAAGACTTTTTCTGTAACGATCGATGCACAGTTTATGCCATATTACTATGGACAGGCTTTGATCTCCAACGAGCCGGAGTCTATGGACTTATGGTTACCGGAAGATGTTACTTTAGAGGATACAGAGAATGGTGTGAAATTCTCTGACAACTTTACTTCTGAGTACATCGGAGACAAAGTACAGGCTGCAAGATATGACTACAATATCTGCTCCGGTCCTTACATGTTCACATCTTATGATGAGAACTCTTATGCATACACACTGACAAAGAACCCGAATTTCCCGGGTAACTTCGAGGGACAGACAGCAAATATCGAGACTGTTATCGTAAAATATACACCACAGGATACTATGATGGATCAGTTAAAGACCGGTGCTGTTGATATCTTATATCAGGTAGCAGACGGCGATCAGATCGAACAGGGTCTTGACATGGTAGAAGAGGGTAACTTCAATTACTTAAGCTATGGCCGCGCAGGTTATGGAATGATTTCTCTCAAATGTAATCAGGGACCGACCCAGTTCAAAGAAGTACGTCATGCAATGGCTTACTTACTTGACCGTGTAACATTTGCACAGACATTCACAGGCGGACATGGTACTGTTGTAAGCGGACCTTATGGTACGCAGCAGTGGATGGCTGAGGAATATGCAGAAGAATTAGACGGATTAAACTCTTACACATACAGCCTTGACTCTGCAGTCAAAGAGTTAGAGGACGGCGGCTGGGTATACAACGAAGATGGTTCTGATTACTCAGGTTCCGGAATCCGTTATAAGAAATTAGACGATGGTACTTACATGCCGTTAGTCATCGAGTGGTTCTCTTCTGAGAATAACTCTGTATCTGACCTGCTTGTAACTTCCTTACAGCAGAACCCGGATGTAGAAGCAGCAGGTATGAAGATCAACCAGACTGTTGGTACTTTCACAGACTTACTGACCTATTACTATGATAACTCAACGGAGAACCCATATCAGATGTTCAACTTAGCAAGTGGTTTCGGTAACCCTTATGATGTTGCATTCCAGTATGAGCCGGGCTCTTCTAACAACACCAACGCATTAGAGGGCGAAGAAGGACAGAAACTGTATGATCTTGCACTTGCCATGAATCATACAGAAGAAGGTGATGATGAGGCATATGCAAAAGCATGGTTCGATTTCATCGCTGACTGGAATGATGAGCTTCCTGAGATTCCGCTGTACTCCAATGATTACCATGATTTCTTCACATCAAAGCTTCATGACTTTGAAGAAGATGGATACAACTGGGATGCAACAAACGCAATTCTGTATGCAAACATGGAGTAA